The window tcagtttaactgctcagaacaaacaagagactcatgaacaaccatcacaaaacaaaaaacagtcgtagatcatccaggtaaccacacacagtataaagaatcaatggttcacatacttttgagcgtggttattttaataaattcagctattttttttttttttgtcttatggattatatgtaaacatcttttatgtaaaatatcttactcaggacagtactaaataaaaaataacatgcattttgcatgatctctcttattttgttaaaattattcacattttcacagattctgcaagtggttcacatactttttcttgcaactgtgtgtgtatatatatatatatatatatatatatatatatatatatatatatatatatatatatatatattcataattgTTTGATCATTTCTTGTTGTCATAATCTGTGTCTCTCTTAGACTGGACTCAGAGCTGCTGTGTTTGAGTTGGTCAGTTCAGCGTCTCTGGATTATGACAAGagcaaatatattttcttttcctctGATTCTCAAGGCACTGCACCGTCTCTCCAGGTGATTCAGTGATCGTTCATGTCAAGTCTAATAACTGTAAAAAGAGCTCTCAAAACACTGCTCTGTTTGAAAGGAATCTGTAACTGTAGCCTACTGTTTTTATAGCTTATGATTTGTTCATTTGATCTGtatttttctcttattttttCACACCAcataatttttctctttttgattctagaaaatatattgaaaatTGCACTTACAATGTTTTTCACATATATACGTCCTGTGAAACGTACAGTATATGTATACGTACTATGAAAACACACTTGTGCAAAGTAAAGcattcttttaaattattattaaagaaatGCCACAGAGACAAAAGTACTTACACTACCACctagactgcatttatttgaccaaaaagaGAGAAGGATGTGCATCATACACACACTAAAACAGATGCATTATAACAAAAGTAGGGCTGGaagattatggcctaaaatcaaaacctcgattaattgaataTTTTACCTCATTTACGGTTAATGAACGgttattttgtttgtgttttttttttttttgtttgccctcatagttcacttacAAGGTTTGTACGgtaaatatgcttgactattaaaggtgggatatttttttcctattgaaagagtgatctgacataaaataactgctgaaagtgagatGTTATCTATGATTTCGTAatatttcttacagatttctgcttaTTGTAAAttagataaagataaattagcatAGTACCAGTACGTAATGAGAGTGACTGCGTGTGTGAAATAGTCATACTGTCTCTCttttaattgtgaagctgtgggttgtaaatagttccttcaaaagtagaaaatatatgctataataacttgtgagtttctaagctactttcgtgataaatcacaggacagtttgacaactagtttctgcgttcctctcaGTGCGCGCGATCTTCATGATTTGCgcagctactgtttgtatgagtgttcgtgccacaatgcagctgcgcgagcgcggtagctcgatataataatacacatacaatcgtctaaaatcgcttgaatgtcctaACTGGCAAACCTTAAAACACATACAAGTGAAACGGTTTAGTGAAGAGGCAAGTCTTACCGCTCTCGCGCTGTCTCTCTGTGTGTTGACTCGCCATTTATGTTGCTTtcatgccactgactggacggggcAGAGTCACATGGCTACACACACGGTAGTATTTTTTTaacagaatgaaaaaaaaatgaaataaccgacatggaaAAATTACGttggttagaggttctgaatttcggtttcgattacttttcgattaatcatcCAGCCCTAAACAAAGGATTGTTAATAGTAATTAAATAACCATGTTTAATCTTGCTTAGTTAGGCTGTATGTGCCATCTAACCTACTCAAGTGTCCAATGACAGAATTGAAATGTCATATTTATCATTGAATTCAGTGTAGTAATATCATTCACAAATAGTATTTATCAATTATTTAACCCAAATTATAatctataattaattataatctaTTATAATTATCTATTGTTTGACATGGAACATCTGTGCGAGTTACAATGAGATCACTTCTGACTGCACTTAAAATTCACTTGCTCACATTTTTCCACTTTGTAGATTAACACTCAAGTGGAGGTGTATGAGGAGCCGAACCTGACCAAAGAGATCATTGGAGGAGTGATAGGAGGACTGCTGCTACTGGCTCTCATCACAGCGGCCCTCTATAAGGTATATCGCCTTCATAAAATCAGTTTTAGTCCCTCACACTTTCACCTGTCTACACaatctatattttttaatgCTTACAGCATATTACTGCATGTTTTCTCTTTACAAGGCTGGGTTCTTCATAAGCCAGTACAAGCAGATGCTGCAGGAGGCGCAGGGGGATGAAGGAGGAGAgccaaacatgacacaataatGTGCACTCAAACAGTTATAAGATATATGTACTGATTGTGTTTTGTGGGTTTGAGAATGAAAcgcaaatatatttaaaacccCATTGACTGATTTAGAacactttatttaaatgataaCTGTACAATTTTGAAGTTACTTCAGTTTACTCATCATCTTATCAGTGAGCACAACGAGTTACCAAAGTATTtatagcatgccaaatatctgacttccttcTTTATGAAAACTGATAATGACTGAGTATGAACTGTAGCAGAAATATTAGAAATATTGGAGTATCTTTTtctcattgtttttgttttttgttttctattcAAGCTTGTTTCCACAGCAtagaattaaaaaatacaaaaggtaatttagactttttatctcacaattctgacttttgtaAACCTTTTCTCTGAATTGCAAGATACAAACTcacaattcagagaaaaaaagttacagttgcgagatataaaatccagttctgaggaaaaattacaattctatcataattctgactttttaatttgcaattgcgagtttatgtaTCGCAATTCAGAGAAAAGCAGTATTCGAGGCTAAGcatatcccatcatgcattatgttcgGGAACTCACATGCCCCAAAATCGCGAGATGTCAGGGAAAACATACGACTATAAGTTAAATTGATTATACTGTATAATTTTgttagtaaaatataaagtgttgtgcattttattgatgcaaagatgagtacgctatgtgtattttgtacatttgCAACTGCTGTTTGTCACTTAAAGAAgcaccacaattttaaaatagtctcttctgttagttacatagcgaccactgaacagacatttagagctgtattttaaaatgcaaagtactgagaataatcatttttaaaaagctgtaaacgcttgcatttttttgcaagactataagtgtgtcccatcAGGCAATCAAATGTTCTacacacacttgcagtcttcatGCCCACTTGACCACTtgagccaaatacaggaaatacgtcatgCAAGTAGACAAGTGGTTAAGTgcaaagaccgcaagtgtggttTTTGGACAAGGCTAAAGACTCAAAGAGTCTTCATCCTTTTGGTGCACTAGTGACAATCACAGGTCAGAGCTTCTCAAGAACGGAGGCCTCAAAAAAAAGGAAGAGGAATCTCTAAGAGGAAGCTTAACAATGTTCATACCAGTTTCAAAAGAAAATGCTTTGAGCTGGTTCACGAAGCTCTGCAGAGTGGAGGCCTAAATCACATCTGCTGGATTGAGAGGGGGCCTAACACACTAATGGTCCAGGGAAGCTAAAAGAGAGCCTAACTACCTAGCACAGTGTTTCCTACTGCCTTGCCGAGCTctaggagaggagaggagaggaggactGACAAAGATCCACACTTTAGGATATTTGATGAGGAGCTCAAAGAGTGCCTGCAACCCACAACTTATATCCACCGGAGCTCTAGAGAgcgaaaatgaatgaatgtcttactggtgtagaatgacatgagggtgagtacctACATATCCTGCTGGTACTGAgactcaaacccatgacctttggattacactctaaccattaggccaccaCTGCCCCTTTGA of the Megalobrama amblycephala isolate DHTTF-2021 linkage group LG12, ASM1881202v1, whole genome shotgun sequence genome contains:
- the LOC125280554 gene encoding integrin alpha-X-like, giving the protein MLDVIKNHCVVNCSVAVCAVFSCDVNLIKNEWKLYYISGNVSSGWIEQTGLRAAVFELVSSASLDYDKSKYIFFSSDSQGTAPSLQINTQVEVYEEPNLTKEIIGGVIGGLLLLALITAALYKAGFFISQYKQMLQEAQGDEGGEPNMTQ